AGTTCTGTGATTGCAGGGACACGGCGCTCAGCCCACTGCCTGGCACAGATCACACACGTACAGCTGAACAAATAAATCTTCACGCCAGTGTTTTGGTTGTTTGACTGAAGGCTCTAGTTCTTCTGTGAAATAGATCGTATGTTTACTGAGGACTTCCTGTCAGTTTGCATGTTAGACTAGAGTAAAATTTAGTGAGTCAGTGAAGACACTGTAGACGGTTCACAGTAcgtacacatatttttttctttatgctatCCCTCGTCGGGTAGAGAGCTGTATCAAGGTGTTTATGGGTGAACTTTATGCCGTACTGAATCTGTTTTAAAATAGTACAGTaaagagacacctgggtggctcactcaggtaggcatccgactcttgatttcagctcaggtcaagatctcatggtttgtgagactgattcctgtgttgggttctgcgctgacagtgcggagcctgcttaggattcactctttccctctctctccctgtccctcccttgctctctctctctctcgaaataaataaataaacataaaaaataattcagtaagaaAAGTGAATCTGCGAGAAACAGGTGAAATATAGtggcaaaataataattatcGAAGCTGGGTGATAACtactttttatactattttttaaaacttatttatttgtttatttatttagagagcacgtgagtgggagagaaggacagagcgagcgagagacaatcttaagcaggttcctcactcagtgcaaagcccaacgcagggttttgatcccacgaccctaggatcatgacctgagccaaaatcaagagtcggacactcaactgacccagtcacccaggtgccccagaggctCTTTACACTATTACCTGTACTTTGTATAGCTTGAAATCttcaatgatgaaaataataaattcaaagaaatttcaacaaaaatggttaagggcaaaataaagacattttcaactaacaaaaacatttctaTACTTGTCTATCTTTTACAAAATGGTTTATACAATATTGTAACCACAGTGAAAAgttggaaacaacttaaatgtcaaTCAGTAGGGACAGTTAATGTAGTAACACCCCCATGCTACAGAATGAATCCTACGTGCCCATGAGAATAATGAGTGTCAGGTGATAAAGGAGGTTCCACAGCAGTGCACAGAACCTGATTTCATGTTCATAGGAGTGTGTGAATGTCCATCCACATTCAGAGGGTTATGTCTGCAAAGAGGaattacagattattttttaacttttctcttgaaactgttTTGTATTATTCAATTTTTTACAAGGTATACATTAACTTTATATTGggcagaaattattttctataatgatATCCTGTAGTTTTTCTCATTATGCTATTATTTCTAGGtgatggaatgattttttttaacttaaaaattatcttaggtcttggggtgcctgggtagctcagtcggttaggcatccaactttggctcaggtcatgatctcacggtttgtgagttcgagccccgcgtcgggctctgtgctgacagctcagagcctggagcctgctttggattctgtgtctccctctctctctgctccttgcccgctcatgctctctctctctttcaaaaataagtaaacattaaaaaaagttttaaaaattatgttagtTCTTAAGTAATTCAAAGTGGGGAAGTTCTATACTtgtaaaaaattatgaaatctggaatagatttatttttaaaatgaaaacatttaaggcATTTTAACAAACACACTTTTTTCCCTCAACCACCTACTGAGTGTATTAAAATGTAAGATGTCAGAAACTACATGAactacatgatttttttaaaaaagaatataattatgtACCTTTTGGTTAATTGAAATCAGGCTGAGATTCTATTAATTACAGAAAGAAATAGCATATATAGAAGAAGaaagtgttttctattttgttcataaGGAATTTGAATTGAAAATATTCCAACAGTTCTGTGCAAAAAAAGTATTTGTGGATATTTTAGTAATACGTTTGTTCTTAGAATAAAACAGATGGCAGAATGgaataaaatgtaatttccagATGCATGGTTTTCTGAATTCGGTGACTTGGACTCAGCACTATCAGTTAAATCTCAAGTCTGTCTTTAGCCAGCGCTGCAATTTTGTGGCATACATTTTAACGACTAACATTATCTTGGGTAAAAGTCCCAAAGGTACATGTTCCAGTGGTTGTGGAATCTTGGATCTTTGGGCCATCTGCTACTGCTATGACCTCTTAGTCTGCAAAGACCATGGAGCAGAGTGGGAAGCGGCCACAGTGGGACCTCTATCCACCTCATCCCTCTGTGGGGTCATTTACGATTTGCAGCAGACCCTGTGTATGGCCCTTATTAACGGACTGCACTGTTCCCAACATTtcctatttccttgttgattataaagcttcaaagaatttaaaagtaGCTCCTTCTTACCAAGAGGTTGGAGATCCCTAAATGTGGCAATTCCAGTTCAGATaatgtaatgaaaaataaaggaaaataggtCACCTAAGTTACCTGGTAGTCATGTCCTTCCTTCACATCCATGTTCTAAGTTTTAGGAATGATGAGAGATTTCTGAACTTTTGATTTGTCCCCATCATGTATCTGTAATCAGATTGAAGAATCACACTTGGTGAAAATGAACTGTATATACTTGCAGTTGTGTTAGAGCAGATATTCTATTTCTCATTATGTTTCTAgatgatcttgggcaaatcacttaaatCTTTATTTAGGGATTTTAGGGGCCCACCATATGGTAAATAccccagattaaaaaaattttttttttaccttgctcCTAGGAAAACTGGACTGTCCATAATGGATAGTATTGGAATGAGGTCTCTTTGAAGCTTTTGAAGATTCTTGACACAATCTTCTTTTAGTCCTCTGGGATGTTTTGCTTATCATCAATTTGTGGTCACTTACATCAGCTTTTATAGTCTGATTTATTGATTGTGGCTGCAGTAGTTGGGgatcttctgtttctgtgtctgatTCAAAAATGTAtggttgttttttcatttttagtgattCGCGGCCTTTCCCCAAAATTTGTGTTATATATTTCcttgttaaattttcttttctattcactTGGAAGTCAACTGCACTTTTTATTGCACCTAAACTGTTATTTGATATATGAGATACTGAACTATTAGAGAGGTGTTTACTTTCATTTAAACTCACAGTTGGTGATTCTCCATTAGAAGAGggatattttgtcatattttcacAGGACTCAGTATTTTTTCCTTGCAGAAGTCTGGAAATCTTCTGATTTAAATTTCTAGCATTCATCTGAATGTTATGattagatctttttttaataGCTGGATCTAAATTCAGCTTGTCATTTTGGATCACACTAGTTTTAAGTGAAAAGAATTTAGATTCTGTAACAACATGCTGTTCCCTTTTCAGGTTGCCAGGTTCTAAGATCTTTTTACTCATCTGCAAGGATCGATTTTTGAAAACTGGTATGAATGTAGGGGCAGTATTATTCTGGGAGCTTAAGTCTGTGCCTTGAACTTGAAGGTTTCCTGTGTTGGGCTTTGGTGCTTCCAAATGTACTTGTGGTGCCTTGTCAGATGGGGATATTTTTCCGCTCTGAACAGACTGCTGCTGGAGATGCAGTGCTGAGGACACCCAGGTTTTCTTCAGCTGGCTGCCTGGAAGCTCCATCCTGTGGTTCATGGCTCCTGAACCTGGTACAAGACACTGAGCCAGGACAGGTCTGGTGCAAGGGGCCCGAGTCAGAGAGGACCTAAACACTTGTTTAGTGGTCAGATTAGGCGCCTTGACTTTGTTTTCCTAAAAGGATAGAgattaggaaaaattttaaatgtaaaaatgttaatggaaaagaaataatatataaaatatcatcaAAATAAGAATACCAAATAACactacaatatataaaatagaaaagaaaaacaaaaaaacaaatgagcctTCTTGAGGAAACATGTACACTTCTTATGGTCTGCATCCTTTTTTACATGCCAACCTTTCAAGATACTTTAAGATGAAGATAGGCTCTACATTCTATACAAATTGACTATGAAAACTACAATTAGCTGCCCATTGCCCTCCAAGTATGTCCACGCTGTTCTCACTcagaatgtctttctttcttatgtacacttttttccttttcaacttcCCTTGTTTCTACTATCAGTATtaggcgcgcgcgcgcgcgcacacacacacacacacacacacacacacacacacacacaaaacagtaaaAGGTGGTGTTCGTAACTTTCAGCGTGCATGTTCCATCACCCTTTGAGGGTAGGAAccattacttatttattcttacatactttacattcttttataaaaaaaatgtttttttaatgaataagagacagagacagagcatgagcgggggaggtgcagagtgagagagggagacacagaatccaaagcaggctccaggctctgagctgtgagcacggagcccgactcgggactcaaactcatgagctgtgagatcacgacctgagtgaagttggagcttaaccgactgagccatgcaggtgcccctatacttcaCATTCTTAAACCCTTCACACGGTTACTACAAAATACTTATTCCAAGAAATTAAATGAATGGAAGAGGTGGCTGCATCTATACCAGGCCTTTAGTAGGATTTTGACTGTAGGGCAGTGGCtatcatttgtattttcattgtctaAAAAGTGCTGGTACCTGGTAGCAACTCAACAAGGATCTGTCAGACTGACTTGTCAGATACCCCAAAGAGAGCCAAGTATTTAtagtcttttaaaagaaattatgggggcgcctgggcggctcagtcagttaaacgtccgacttcggctcaggtcatgatctcacggtccgtgagttcgagccccgcgtcgggctctgtgcggacagctcagagcctggagactgcttcagattctgtgtctctctctctctctgaccctcccccattcacgctctgtctctctctgtctcaaaaataaacattaaaaaattttttaaagaaattatggtaATATAGATAAaacataaagtttaccattttaaccatttttaagtatacaattcagtggcccTGAGTGCATTCTTCATTGAACTTAAggtgtgtaaccatcaccactatctgtTTCCACAACTTTTTCTTCATTACAAACAGAAACTGTGTGGTCTTCGGCAGCAattcctgttctctctccttgCAGCTCCTAGGAACCTCTAttctctctatgaatttgcccaCTCCAGGTATCctgtataagtggaatcatacaatatttgatgacttttttatgtctggcttatttcactctgCAAGTTTTcgaggttcatccgtgttgtagcaggtgtcagaatttcctttctttctatggctgaatgatattccactgcatggaaatcccacattttgtttatctagcCACCTGTTAATGGGAAGtgttcagtcttttatttttttaaacattttactttattttttgagaaacagagagcacaagcaggggaggggcagagagagagggaaacacagaatccaaagcaggctccaggctctgagctgtcagcacagagcctggcatagggctcgaacccatgaatgtgagataatgacctgagccaaagttggaagctcaaccaactgagccacccaggtgcccctatagtcttttaaaatatgtatctatcGAGTCCTAGTGTCTGTAAAAAAGTGACGTGTGACAATAATCTGAAACATGGAATGGGAGTTCTTTTCTCACTCTCTGGCATCAAAAACCCATAAAGtcacaacttaaaaattttaaaaacttctagaaATAATGTGCAAACCCAGTGCAACTGACTTACCTCTCTCCACTACTGGAGATAAGCATTGGAAATAGGCAAAGAAAACGTAAGACAGCAATCCATTTATTGATTAGGCAGAATAAATCACACTAAAACTTAGTGGCTCAAAACAATACTTGTCTTCTCTCTCATGATTCTGGGAGCTGACTTGGCTTAGTTTGGAGTCTCTCATGGAGCTACAGTGAGATGACCCTGGGGCTAGCGTCACTTCTTCATTTGCGTGTGATGGTGGATCCTGGCTGTAAACTGGATTAACTTCAAGCAGCCCCTCATTTTGCCTGAGATCCCAGAGCAAGTGTCCTGAGAGAGACAGTTTCTACCTGACCTAGCCTTGGAAGCCACACAGCATCACCTCTGCCACAGTCCTGCCCAGACCCAGGAGGAGGGAACATAGACTCCACCCTGCAATAGCCTGAGTGTTGTCATTGGTCATAAGGGCATGTGAATGGACAATCTCACGGCCATGTCAAAAAGCATTCTGTCTCTGGCCAGAACCTATGTCATCCCTTACCGACTTCAAGCCTCCAATGTCACAGTACCAAAGGACTGGTACACTTTGCAATGAAGTTGCACAAAAATCTGATGCAGGCTTTAGAGAGGCTTAAAGAGGAGATATGGTGGGAGATGAAGGAACCATGGCCCAATTATGTCTCCACACCAACAAGGTGCCATAGGATATCCCCCAAGGGGCTGAGTTGCCATACAGGCCTCACAGAGATGGAAATTCCAAGTGTAAATATGGTTCTTGCTTCACTTCCACCTTTCTCATCACATGTTACCCTAAGCCAGAACTACGTAGAGACAGGAATTCAGAAAAATAGACTTCTAGCATACTTAAGTTGACATAACACAAAGTCTACATGGAGAACAATATTCATTCTCCTACCCTGGTTATTCTTGGGAGAAGTGGGAAGACTCTAAGAAAAATCTGGGGTGAGGTTTGAGTTGATGCTAAAAACAGATGAGGAGGGCTCACTTCTTGTTTGTCTGTATATTTCTCAAGTTGGAGGCTTATCCATGTCAGTAGGGCAAGATACACTTTACTTCCCCATAATTTTCAGAGGGCACCAAAGACCCAGACAGGTTTCATGACCCTGAGTGAAGGGATACAGAGGCTGACCAAGGAATAAGAGCTGGCTTATAACCCCTGCAGATTGCTACCTTGAATGAAAAAGCATGCGTCACAAAGGGGTTTGTATTAGTTTGATAGCAATGCTGTCCCTATGGATGGGGATGCCACTACCATGACtgagtggcttaagcaacagaaatgtattgacTCAAAGTTaaggaggctagaagtctgaaatcaaggtgttgttAGGATTGGGGCCATGAAGAAAGTATCTGTTCCAAGCCTCTCCTCTTGACTTGTAGATGGTCATCTTCATGTTCACATGGAGGTCTCCCTGTACATGTGCCTGTCTCCAAATTTGTCtccaaatttctattttatataacattaccagtcatattggattagaggcCCATTCTATTCCAATATGACCtgatcttaactaattatatctgcagtgATCCTATTTTGAACAAGATAAAATCCTGAGatactggggttaggacttcaacacatgaataTGGGGCaaggaggacacaattcaacccataacagggTGTGATGTGTCCTTCTGAAGGCCCTCTGTACAAGGGAGCTAGGAGAAAACCCTGCACACTATCTTCGTCAAGATACTTCATGAGCAGAGACCACAAACATCAGACCAATCTAGGTCAAGAAGTGAatgcctccctcacccctgcattACCCAGCTGTGACTGTGTGATGGGTATGGTGGACTGAAGTTCATCATCCATCCTATCCTCTGTCTAGTGTTCCTTCCTAAACCGGTGCCTGGAAATCTAAAATGGACATTTTCTCCTTTGCAGCTAGGGTTCAGAATACAATTTAGGATCAACTAATCAGACACAATCATACATTATTTGGAAGGAAGAAGTGAGATAAAACCACACTTCTGCAGTTTCTGCTGGAAAGTTCAATTATGAATGCCTTTGCTATTTTAGTTGCAGAGTTAGCAGAAGTTAAGTATCCACGCATCATTTTTGTAGGTGTCCAGAAACAGAGCTTAGGGCATTCATTCTCATGGACCATATTAAGCAAATACACCAAATGTCCTCAGCCTACACAGCCTTTTCTTGTATAGATACTACCATGAGGAAAATAAGAATTCTTAAATTTCAATGAAATTCTGCCTCAAAGAGAGCTTTTATCAGAAGTGACTGGGTCATCTTAAAATGTTTCAATATGTATATATCTCCATTTGATGAAAAAAGGGTTGAAGAACTAAGCCATTTTTTGACCCTTGGGTTTCATAAACTATAGTAACTTTTAAACAACATACCTACTACTTgagattacaaaagaaaaacttgttCTAAGCAGATTCATATGAGAATAGATTACTTGTATTCTGACATAAAACTTACATAGAATATGTGTCTGAAATATGCTTATATTCACACCCTGTTTTGTTTTCACCTGTGTTAGGAACATACATCTGATGAAAATAACTTCCAAGGACTTGTTTTGCCCCCTAGCTTGTCAATGTATTATTTCCTCATTCTTTCAACTCCTAAAATAAATAGCCCAAAGGGTGAAACCTCTAGGTTtatattcaaaatttataaaaagactACAAAAAAGTACTATGTAAAGAGCAGATGAGATCATAAATAATTCATAGAACTTAAAATACTTAAATGGTCAAAAACCAAAGCTTTATGAAGTCATAGCTGAACAAAAATCATATGCTTTActacattattatcattattctgcCAGGTATCACTGGCAAATGTGGCTAAGTTGACTTTTAACTTCTAGAACTCTACATACAATTTATATAACTTGATGCATTAACATAAAGTGTAGAGGAAAACCAAAAGCCTTAACCTATATTTAGATATGAATAGATGTCATTTAATGGAGTCCTAGAATTAAGGTCATGATTAAATGAAACTTGAGGACTGACCGAAATGACTGATCAAATGTGTTTTACTAAAATCTGGTTCTGTGTACTACACCACCTGAGTGTTTCTTGATTAAAGTTGaaccatatgagtgaagtcatatgatatttgtctttctctgactaattttgctttaagagacaaaacagatgaacataagggaagggaaacaaaaataatataaaaacagggagggggacaaaacataagagactcttaaatatggagaacaaacagaggggttgtgggagtgggggtgggctTAAatgggaaggggcattaaggaatctattcctgaaatcattgttgtaatataggttaactaatttggatgtaagttaaaaaaaattttaaaagaagttgaaCCAGAATTCAGTTAAGCTTAGATCTAACCACAGGCTTGTAGGAAATACGAGGTTTAGAAGAATACGTTAACTTCAAATGACATGACCTAAGAAAGCAACAGTCAGTTCCAGAATATGGTACATTCTCCAGGGCAAAtggtccagttcttccagcaaaTAACtgacataaataaaaggaaagtggggaagggggttgGAATATTATAGAATAAAAGAGACTTAAGAGATAACAACCAAATGAAATTACGTGGACCTTGATTGGATTATGATTTAAACAAAACCTCTAAAATTAATCTTTGAGATTAATAGGGAATTGGAATATGGGCTGATACTACATGATACTAAAGAAttattggataatttttttttttttttaaatttttttttttcaacgttttttatttatttttgggacagagagagacagagcatgaacggggaggggcagagagagagggagacacagaatcagaaacaggctccaggctccgagccatcagcccagagcttgacgcggggctcgaactcacagaccgcgagatcgtgacctggctgaagtcggacgcttaaccgactgcgccacccaggcgccccaagaattattggataattttttaaaagctcctgtCAGATAGAAATGCATACTAAAGTCTTTACAGATGAAACAACAAcacatgttgggtttttttttttttaagtttatttatttatttattttaagagatagagagaaagagagggagagggagagggagagggggagaagagagagagagagagagagagagagagagagagagagagataaagtgtgagttggggagggggagagagtcccaagcagtctccaccccgtcagcatggagcctgatgcagagcttgaacccacaaactgtgagatcatgacctgagctgaagtcggatgcttaactgagtcatccagaaGTCCCACATCTtgggtttcttttaaaataatactccAGTTTACTCCCCACCCAAAAATATGATAAAGAAGGGCTAGATGCTAGACATATGAGAGTTTGTTATAGTAATTTCTTTTACCTATCTTTGAGAATTTCaatcagtttattaaaaaaatctagtcTGGTAAAGCACTCCtgttaatttaatgttttaaaaagtcagctgAGTTTTATCAAATAGTctgatcaatttattttttacttaaaaaaatttttttaggggcgcctgggtggctcagtcggttgagtgtccgacttcagctcaggtcatgatctcacagttcgtgggttcgagccccatatcaggctctgtgctgacagctcggagcctggagcctgcttccgattctgtgtcttcctgtctctctgcccctcccctgctcatgctcactctctctctctctctctctctctctctctcaaaaataaacattaaaaaaaattaaaaaaaatttttttaatgtttattcatttttgagagacagagacacaaagttgCAGacgtggggaggggctgggaaagagggagacacagaatcaaaagcagggtccaggctctgagctgtcagcacagagtccaaggcagggcCTAAAcctataaactgtgagatcatgacctaagcaaagtcggacacttaaccgacatggggactgagccacctaggtaccgctattttctattttttaaacttccgCATTTTAGACTACCTGAATCTTAGAGCTAACATGTGGTGTAGCAATAACaggaactaacatttactgagagctCACTGAGTACAAGGAACAGTTCTAGGTATTATCTGATcctaaagcaaaaaacaaaataccgCAAAGTACCGTGAAGGACACGGTGACAGGTTGCTCAGATCCCCTTCACAGAAGGGCTGCTGCCCCCACTCCTGGGAGTTGGCCCCTGCATGGGCCAACCTACCTCATCACAGGACATGCCTGTCCCCGTGTGGTGCAAATCCAatggcaggtggaggagggggcacaAAGGTCTGGCTATTTGGATGATAAAAAACCACCATGATGAGCTGTTTTAGCCTTCGAGTTCCTCAGAAGGTTGGCCAAGGCTACCTGCTACCTGCCTTGCCTTTGACCTTCTCCCTTGACCCCATGTTCTTCCATCCTCACTTTCTGCAAGTGTTCTAGGTTCAGCCCCAGTAAACATCACATGCACTAGACTCCAGAGTCCGCTTCCTGGAGAGCCCAATTTGCAACAAATGTTATTATCACCGCCACTACCATGCCTTGTTTTACAaggcaactgaggcacaaggagatCAAATAACTTGCCTAAGCTTATGCACATAGTAAGGGTTCCTAGAGCCAGAGCTCTTAACCACAGATGTAAACTTTTCCCCGTTTTGTGACTAAGAATCTGCCTTTGGGGTTTCAGTTCTAATTCTGCAATGTATTTAACTGTGTGGCTTTGGTTAAATTACTTGGATGCTCTGAGCTCCAGTTTCTTCTGCAAAACTTGGAAAACAATTCTTTATTCCAAGACTGTGTTTTTATGATTAAGatgaaataatacacataaaagcAGCTGGCACACAGAAGGCGCTCAATAAAACTGAGAATGATAAATTCTTACTGTCAAGAGGAATATAAAGACCAGGGTTTCCAATTAAGTGTTGTTTTACATTGAAAAAGCAAATCTGAACAAGTATACTGTCCAGATTCACTATTTCTAAAACAGACATGGGATGGAAATaattaagtattcaataaatatatccAATAAAAACGCA
This DNA window, taken from Neofelis nebulosa isolate mNeoNeb1 chromosome 11, mNeoNeb1.pri, whole genome shotgun sequence, encodes the following:
- the C11H18orf63 gene encoding uncharacterized protein C18orf63 homolog — protein: MNDSRQQSLFFITSPDLHKLCAVRIILSNGVADTEIRSTQMKMCRQLLFLHQDILTSPVPGILNQIWVVMAITFYKAGKLNAYIEKHGAKVEAPQRVIPVILQNCLSYSLMARLAPAWNKTGHLLVQGREFLSQMGKQSAVVLDINVTETQVCLSIEAYTIRLPPPELREFDISQSVIKDFDTNKNAIIEGHSILSNWCYVLPSMKRGQIISILHTIPPDCPFHSYEDFQMHWDDLYGYKLPEDCGNIKIYCSIYFKMIGERIFTYPLHIIYPLSCIRSQPIQFFPRVDLEGVLQSFLSDLKSKLPHICGFPIKMTTKPCYYTQELMKPHVQENKVKAPNLTTKQVFRSSLTRAPCTRPVLAQCLVPGSGAMNHRMELPGSQLKKTWVSSALHLQQQSVQSGKISPSDKAPQVHLEAPKPNTGNLQVQGTDLSSQNNTAPTFIPVFKNRSLQMSKKILEPGNLKREQHVVTESKFFSLKTSVIQNDKLNLDPAIKKRSNHNIQMNARNLNQKISRLLQGKNTESCENMTKYPSSNGESPTVSLNESKHLSNSSVSHISNNSLGAIKSAVDFQVNRKENLTRKYITQILGKGRESLKMKKQPYIFESDTETEDPQLLQPQSINQTIKADVSDHKLMISKTSQRTKRRLCQESSKASKRPHSNTIHYGQSSFPRSKIHDGDKSKVQKSLIIPKT